The following coding sequences lie in one Populus nigra chromosome 15, ddPopNigr1.1, whole genome shotgun sequence genomic window:
- the LOC133674865 gene encoding large ribosomal subunit protein uL11, producing MPPKFDPSQVVDVYVRVTGGEVGAASSLAPKIGPLGLSPKKIGEDIAKETAKDWKGLRVTVKLTVQNRQAKVTVVPSAAALVIKALKEPERDRKKTKNIKHNGNISLDDVIEIAKVMSVRSMAKDLSGTVKEILGTCVSVGCTVDGKDPKDLQQEITDGDVEISE from the coding sequence AGTTTGACCCATCTCAGGTGGTCGACGTTTACGTGAGGGTGACCGGCGGCGAAGTCGGTGCAGCCAGTTCCCTCGCTCCCAAGATCGGTCCTCTGGGACTTTCTCCCAAGAAAATCGGAGAAGACATCGCCAAAGAAACTGCCAAGGACTGGAAGGGCCTCCGTGTCACCGTCAAGCTCACCGTCCAGAACCGTCAGGCCAAGGTCACCGTCGTGCCCTCAGCCGCCGCTTTGGTTATCAAGGCGTTGAAGGAGCCAGAGAGAGACAGGAAGAAGACAAAGAACATAAAGCATAATGGGAACATCTCTCTTGATGATGTTATTGAGATTGCTAAGGTTATGAGTGTGAGATCGATGGCGAAGGATCTGAGTGGGACAGTGAAGGAAATTTTGGGGACTTGTGTTTCTGTTGGGTGTACTGTTGATGGGAAAGATCCAAAAGATTTGCAGCAGGAGATTACTGATGGTGATGTTGAGATTTCTGAATGA
- the LOC133673783 gene encoding large ribosomal subunit protein uL11, producing the protein MPPKFDPSQVVDVYVRVTGGEVGAASSLAPKIGPLGLSPKKIGEDIAKETAKDWKGLRVTVKLTVQNRQAKVTVVPSAAALVIKALKEPERDRKKTKNIKHNGNISLDDVIEIAKVMSVRSMAKDLSGTVKEILGTCVSVGCTVDGKDPKDLQQEITDGDVEISE; encoded by the coding sequence ATGCCGCCGAAGTTTGACCCATCTCAGGTTGTCGACGTTTACGTGAGGGTAACCGGAGGCGAAGTCGGTGCAGCCAGTTCCCTCGCTCCCAAAATCGGACCTCTCGGACTTTCTCCCAAGAAAATCGGAGAAGACATCGCCAAAGAAACTGCCAAGGACTGGAAGGGCCTCCGTGTCACCGTCAAGCTCACCGTCCAGAACCGTCAGGCCAAGGTCACCGTCGTGCCCTCAGCCGCCGCTTTGGTTATCAAGGCGTTGAAGGAGCCAGAGAGAGACAGGAAGAAGACAAAGAACATAAAGCATAATGGGAACATCTCTCTTGATGATGTTATTGAGATTGCTAAGGTTATGAGTGTGAGATCGATGGCGAAGGATCTGAGTGGGACAGTGAAGGAAATTTTGGGGACTTGTGTTTCTGTTGGGTGTACTGTTGATGGGAAAGATCCAAAAGATTTGCAGCAGGAGATTACTGATGGTGATGTTGAGATTTCTGAATGA
- the LOC133674786 gene encoding uncharacterized protein LOC133674786: MSCSTLLDQSLQLGFAKKWTSVSLRPRTSTCCTCQERSTLEPKKKGDRESRGEKNRSVIEDKSLISRSRISQQDSLPPLVGALKASAEKNAASFHFPGHNRGRAAPSSLTQLIGLRPFIHDLPELPELDNLFSPEGAILEAQMQAAKLFGSSETWFLVGGTTCGIQAAIMATCSPGEHIVLPRNSHISAISAMVLSGAIPKYIMPGYDCKWDIAGGVTPSQVGKAIKELEMDGKKPAAVFITSPTYHGICSNLSEISQLCHAYGIPVIVDEAHGAHLGFHPQMPHSALKQGADLVVQSTHKVLCSLTQSSMLHMSGNIVDRDRICRCLQTLQSTSPSYLLLASLDAARAQLAENPGTVFNKALELAIEASTLIKKIPGISMLDLASFNEFPAIDPLRLTLGFWSLGLSGYEADDILDRDHGVISELVGTQSITFAINLGTCREHNQRLVSGLKKLPTSSLHSKTTEKRVERREHAPFNDICISLNPRDAFFANKRSVSVRESLGKVCGELICPYPPGIPVMIPGEIITERALNYLLDVRRKGAVVTGASDSHLSSIVICDV; this comes from the exons ATGTCTTGCTCCACTCTTCTGGACCAA AGTCTTCAGTTGGGTTTTGCCAAGAAATGGACTTCTGTATCTTTGAGACCAAGAACAAGCACTTGTTGCACTTGTCAG GAAAGAAGCACCTTGGAgccaaaaaagaaaggagataGAGAAAGCAGAGGAGAGAAAAACAGGTCAGTCATCGAGGATAAATCCCTTATTTCCAGATCTCGTATAAGTCAGCAAGACAGCCTTCCTCCATTGGTTGGTGCTTTGAAAGCTTCAGCTGAAAAAAATGCAGCCAGCTTTCACTTCCCTGGGCATAATAGAGGGCGTGCTGCACCGTCTTCATTAACACAGCTTATTGGGTTGAGACCATTTATTCATGATTTACCTGAGCTTCCAGAGCTTGACAACCTCTTTTCACCAGAGGGGGCCATTTTAGAGGCACAAATGCAAGCTGCCAAACTATTTGGATCTTCAGAAACATGGTTTCTTGTTGGAGGTACCACTTGTGGAATCCAAGCTGCAATAATGGCAACTTGTTCACCTGGAGAACATATTGTTCTCCCTCGCAATTCACATATATCAGCCATATCTGCTATGGTATTATCTGGAGCAATACCGAAGTACATAATGCCTGGGTATGATTGTAAATGGGATATTGCTGGTGGTGTCACTCCCTCACAG GTGGGGAAAGCTATCAAAGAGTTGGAGATGGATGGTAAAAAACCAGCTGCAGTTTTTATCACATCACCTACTTATCATGGTATATGCAGCAACTTGAGTGAGATTTCCCAACTTTGTCATGCTTATGGAATTCCTGTGATTGTCGACGAGGCTCATGGAGCACACCTAGGATTCCATCCCCAGATGCCTCATTCAGCTCTTAAGCAGGGTGCTGATTTGGTGGTACAATCCACTCACAAAGTTCTGTGTTCCCTTACACAGTCATCAATGTTGCACATGTCTGGGAATATTGTAGACAGAGATAGAATCTGTCGGTGCCTTCAAACCCTTCAAAGCACAAGCCCCAGTTATCTGCTTTTAGCATCATTAGATGCTGCTAGAGCTCAACTTGCTGAAAACCCAGGAACAGTTTTCAACAAAGCTTTGGAGTTGGCAATTGAAGCAAGCACTCTCATTAAAAAGATTCCTGGTATTAGCATGCTTGACTTGGCGAGCTTCAATGAATTTCCTGCCATTGATCCCTTGCGCCTCACTCTTGGTTTTTGGTCACTTGGTTTATCTGGCTATGAAGCAGATGATATTTTAGATAGGGACCATGGAGTCATCTCTGAGCTTGTTGGGACCCAATCTATTACATTTGCAATAAACCTTGGAACTTGCAGGGAACATAATCAAAGGTTAGTATCAGGTTTAAAGAAACTACCAACATCTTCCTTACATTCCAAAACCACGGAAAAGAGGGTGGAGAGAAGAGAGCATGCACCCTTCAATGATATTTGTATCAGTTTGAATCCAAGAGATGCCTTTTTTGCAAATAAAAGGAGTGTGAGTGTCAGAGAGAGCCTTGGCAAGGTCTGTGGTGAGCTTATATGTCCATACCCACCAGGGATCCCTGTAATGATTCCTGGTGAGATTATTACAGAAAGGGCTTTGAATTATCTGCTGGATGTTAGAAGGAAAGGTGCTGTTGTTACTGGAGCTTCCGATTCTCATCTCTCTTCCATAGTTATCTGTGATGTGTGA
- the LOC133674787 gene encoding methyl-CpG-binding domain-containing protein 2-like isoform X3 — MQSHPGETFHVLKKEGDDCTGSRYTGHLNSSLQEPIEVSSSSNEDNSDDTWDIDDQSIEDSSKQLVLYDPLANDAGEIEPVPQPILSHHPFRRYSDLNVPSRVLPSVGAFTVQCAKCFKWRLIPTKQKYEELREHILEEPFFCETAREWRPDISCDDPTDIDQDGSRLWAIDKPNIAQPPPGWQRLLRIRGEGSTKFADVYYQAPSGKRLRSMVEIQKYLIEHPEYMRDGLTLTQFSFQIPKPLQENYVRKKRPHLSASCDDARPLEPGEVHSCCSM, encoded by the exons ATGCAGTCCCATCCTGGAGAAACTTTCCATGTGTTAAAAAAGGAAGGAGATGACTGCACTGGTTCACGTTACACAGGTCATTTGAATAGCTCTCTTCAGGAACCAATTGAAGTTTCTTCTTCCTCGAATGAGGATAACTCTGATGATACATGGGATATAGATGACCAATCAATTGAAGATTCCTCTAAACAGTTGGTTCTTTATGACCCTTTGGCTAATGATGCTGGTGAAATTGAACCTGTTCCTCAACCGATCCTGTCCCACCATCCATTTAGAAGATACTCAGACCTGAATGTGCCTTCTAGAGTTTTGCCATCTGTAGGAGCTTTTACTGTGCAATGTGCCAAATGTTTCAAGTGGAGGCTCATCCCAACAAAACAGAAGTATGAAGAATTACGTGAACATATTCTGGAAGAGCCTTTTTTTTGTGAAACTGCTCGTGAGTGGCGGCCTGATATATCATGTGATGATCCAACAGACATTGATCAAGATGGGAGTAGGCTGTGGGCAATTGATAAACCTAACATTGCTCAGCCCCCTCCTGGGTGGCAAAGGTTGCTGAGAATCAGGGGCGAAGGAAGTACCAAATTTGCAGATGT GTACTATCAAGCACCGTCAGGCAAGAGACTTCGCTCAATGGTGGAAATCCAAAA GTACTTAATTGAACATCCAGAGTATATGAGAGATGGTTTAACTCTCACACAGTTTTCATTTCAAATACCAAAGCCTCTGCAGGAAAACTATGTGAGAAAAAAGCGTCCTCATTTATCAGCTTCATGTGATGATGCTAGACCTCTTGAACCTGGTGAAG TGCACTCTTGCTGTTCCATGTAA
- the LOC133673662 gene encoding mitochondrial import receptor subunit TOM7-1-like, producing the protein MASRVSLKTKGKSSSGKGAKGVEEKSASQYVKEWSTWTFKKAKVITHYGFIPMIIIIGMNSEPKPQIYQLLSPF; encoded by the coding sequence ATGGCGTCTAGGGTTTCTCTAAAGACGAAAGGCAAGAGCAGCAGCGGCAAGGGAGCAAAAGGTGTGGAAGAGAAGTCAGCATCACAGTATGTCAAAGAATGGAGCACATGGACATTTAAGAAGGCGAAAGTAATCACACACTATGGATTCATTCCAATGATTATCATCATTGGAATGAATTCTGAGCCTAAACCCCAGATTTATCAGCTCCTTAGTCCCTTCTGA
- the LOC133674787 gene encoding methyl-CpG-binding domain-containing protein 2-like isoform X2, translating into MQSHPGETFHVLKKEGDDCTGSRYTGHLNSSLQEPIEVSSSSNEDNSDDTWDIDDQSIEDSSKQLVLYDPLANDAGEIEPVPQPILSHHPFRRYSDLNVPSRVLPSVGAFTVQCAKCFKWRLIPTKQKYEELREHILEEPFFCETAREWRPDISCDDPTDIDQDGSRLWAIDKPNIAQPPPGWQRLLRIRGEGSTKFADVYYQAPSGKRLRSMVEIQKYLIEHPEYMRDGLTLTQFSFQIPKPLQENYVRKKRPHLSASCDDARPLEPANPLKWVGPGDCTELQLGRPAILPPPLIQSSAYLPFYWPVKKKARTPSKQSHRTNPVCNLDEPKVEEPDQSRNSGCDL; encoded by the exons ATGCAGTCCCATCCTGGAGAAACTTTCCATGTGTTAAAAAAGGAAGGAGATGACTGCACTGGTTCACGTTACACAGGTCATTTGAATAGCTCTCTTCAGGAACCAATTGAAGTTTCTTCTTCCTCGAATGAGGATAACTCTGATGATACATGGGATATAGATGACCAATCAATTGAAGATTCCTCTAAACAGTTGGTTCTTTATGACCCTTTGGCTAATGATGCTGGTGAAATTGAACCTGTTCCTCAACCGATCCTGTCCCACCATCCATTTAGAAGATACTCAGACCTGAATGTGCCTTCTAGAGTTTTGCCATCTGTAGGAGCTTTTACTGTGCAATGTGCCAAATGTTTCAAGTGGAGGCTCATCCCAACAAAACAGAAGTATGAAGAATTACGTGAACATATTCTGGAAGAGCCTTTTTTTTGTGAAACTGCTCGTGAGTGGCGGCCTGATATATCATGTGATGATCCAACAGACATTGATCAAGATGGGAGTAGGCTGTGGGCAATTGATAAACCTAACATTGCTCAGCCCCCTCCTGGGTGGCAAAGGTTGCTGAGAATCAGGGGCGAAGGAAGTACCAAATTTGCAGATGT GTACTATCAAGCACCGTCAGGCAAGAGACTTCGCTCAATGGTGGAAATCCAAAA GTACTTAATTGAACATCCAGAGTATATGAGAGATGGTTTAACTCTCACACAGTTTTCATTTCAAATACCAAAGCCTCTGCAGGAAAACTATGTGAGAAAAAAGCGTCCTCATTTATCAGCTTCATGTGATGATGCTAGACCTCTTGAACCTG CAAATCCCCTTAAATGGGTTGGTCCAGGTGATTGTACAGAACTCCAGCTTGGCCGGCCAGCAATCCTACCTCCACCCTTGATTCAGTCCTCTGCTTATCTTCCTTTCTACTGGCCAGTAAAGAAGAAAGCAAGGACACCATCGAAACAGAGTCACAGGACTAATCCAGTGTGTAATCTGGATGAACCAAAAGTTGAAGAGCCTGATCAATCTAGAAATAGTGGTTGTGATTTGTGA
- the LOC133674787 gene encoding methyl-CpG-binding domain-containing protein 2-like isoform X1: protein MQSHPGETFHVLKKEGDDCTGSRYTGHLNSSLQEPIEVSSSSNEDNSDDTWDIDDQSIEDSSKQLVLYDPLANDAGEIEPVPQPILSHHPFRRYSDLNVPSRVLPSVGAFTVQCAKCFKWRLIPTKQKYEELREHILEEPFFCETAREWRPDISCDDPTDIDQDGSRLWAIDKPNIAQPPPGWQRLLRIRGEGSTKFADVYYQAPSGKRLRSMVEIQKYLIEHPEYMRDGLTLTQFSFQIPKPLQENYVRKKRPHLSASCDDARPLEPGEANPLKWVGPGDCTELQLGRPAILPPPLIQSSAYLPFYWPVKKKARTPSKQSHRTNPVCNLDEPKVEEPDQSRNSGCDL, encoded by the exons ATGCAGTCCCATCCTGGAGAAACTTTCCATGTGTTAAAAAAGGAAGGAGATGACTGCACTGGTTCACGTTACACAGGTCATTTGAATAGCTCTCTTCAGGAACCAATTGAAGTTTCTTCTTCCTCGAATGAGGATAACTCTGATGATACATGGGATATAGATGACCAATCAATTGAAGATTCCTCTAAACAGTTGGTTCTTTATGACCCTTTGGCTAATGATGCTGGTGAAATTGAACCTGTTCCTCAACCGATCCTGTCCCACCATCCATTTAGAAGATACTCAGACCTGAATGTGCCTTCTAGAGTTTTGCCATCTGTAGGAGCTTTTACTGTGCAATGTGCCAAATGTTTCAAGTGGAGGCTCATCCCAACAAAACAGAAGTATGAAGAATTACGTGAACATATTCTGGAAGAGCCTTTTTTTTGTGAAACTGCTCGTGAGTGGCGGCCTGATATATCATGTGATGATCCAACAGACATTGATCAAGATGGGAGTAGGCTGTGGGCAATTGATAAACCTAACATTGCTCAGCCCCCTCCTGGGTGGCAAAGGTTGCTGAGAATCAGGGGCGAAGGAAGTACCAAATTTGCAGATGT GTACTATCAAGCACCGTCAGGCAAGAGACTTCGCTCAATGGTGGAAATCCAAAA GTACTTAATTGAACATCCAGAGTATATGAGAGATGGTTTAACTCTCACACAGTTTTCATTTCAAATACCAAAGCCTCTGCAGGAAAACTATGTGAGAAAAAAGCGTCCTCATTTATCAGCTTCATGTGATGATGCTAGACCTCTTGAACCTGGTGAAG CAAATCCCCTTAAATGGGTTGGTCCAGGTGATTGTACAGAACTCCAGCTTGGCCGGCCAGCAATCCTACCTCCACCCTTGATTCAGTCCTCTGCTTATCTTCCTTTCTACTGGCCAGTAAAGAAGAAAGCAAGGACACCATCGAAACAGAGTCACAGGACTAATCCAGTGTGTAATCTGGATGAACCAAAAGTTGAAGAGCCTGATCAATCTAGAAATAGTGGTTGTGATTTGTGA